In Streptomyces sp. RFCAC02, the following proteins share a genomic window:
- a CDS encoding dienelactone hydrolase family protein, whose product MPARQNTAFPSAGTTAHGYLAEPPSGHGPGLIVIQEWWGLTDHIADVTERFAREGFTALAPDLFGGRVTHDAAEAARMKADLPADRAVRLLAGAVDHLTGLPATTGDRVGAVGFCMGGAFVLHLAAADHRVKAAVPFYGLPDPAPDYTDMPAEVLGHYGERDGTIPLEAVADLHTTLRRMTGRTPSLYEYPAGHAFFNDTSADGYDPASAALAWTRTIAFLRTHLTPTHD is encoded by the coding sequence ATGCCCGCCCGCCAGAACACCGCCTTCCCGAGCGCCGGCACCACCGCGCACGGCTACCTCGCCGAACCCCCGTCGGGCCACGGCCCCGGTCTGATCGTCATCCAGGAATGGTGGGGCCTGACGGACCACATCGCGGACGTCACCGAACGCTTCGCACGCGAGGGCTTCACGGCGCTCGCCCCCGACCTCTTCGGCGGCCGCGTCACCCACGACGCGGCCGAAGCCGCGCGCATGAAGGCGGACCTGCCGGCGGACCGCGCTGTCCGCCTCCTCGCCGGCGCCGTGGACCACCTCACCGGCCTGCCCGCGACGACGGGCGACCGGGTGGGAGCGGTCGGCTTCTGCATGGGCGGCGCGTTCGTCCTGCACCTGGCGGCGGCGGACCACAGGGTGAAGGCGGCCGTCCCGTTCTACGGCCTCCCCGACCCGGCCCCGGACTACACGGACATGCCGGCCGAGGTGCTTGGTCACTACGGCGAGCGGGACGGGACGATCCCCTTGGAAGCCGTGGCCGACCTGCACACGACCCTGAGACGCATGACGGGGCGCACACCATCGCTGTACGAGTACCCGGCGGGCCACGCGTTCTTCAACGACACGAGCGCCGACGGGTACGACCCGGCATCGGCGGCACTGGCATGGACACGAACGATCGCGTTCCTGCGCACCCACCTCACCCCGACACACGACTGA